From one Erinaceus europaeus chromosome 4, mEriEur2.1, whole genome shotgun sequence genomic stretch:
- the CITED2 gene encoding cbp/p300-interacting transactivator 2, with protein sequence MADHMMAMNHGRFPDSTNGLHHHPAHRMGMGQFPSPHHHQQQQTQHAFNALMGEHIHYGAGNMNATSGIRHAMGPGTVNGGHPPSALAPAARFNNSQFMGPPVASQGGSLPASMQLQKLNNQYFNHHPYPHNHYMPDLHPAAGHQMNGTNQHFRDCNPKHNGGSSTPGGTGGSSTPGGSGSTSGGSAGSSNSGGSSGGSGSSNMPTSVAHVPAAMLPPNVIDTDFIDEEVLMSLVIEMGLDRIKELPELWLGQNEFDFMTDFVCKQQPSRVSC encoded by the coding sequence ATGGCAGACCATATGATGGCCATGAACCACGGGCGCTTCCCCGACAGCACCAACgggctgcaccaccaccctgcccaccGCATGGGCATGGGGCAGTTCCCGAGCCCCcatcaccaccagcagcagcagaccCAACACGCCTTCAATGCCCTGATGGGCGAACACATACACTACGGCGCGGGCAACATGAATGCCACTAGCGGCATCAGGCACGCCATGGGGCCAGGGACTGTGAACGGAGGGCACCCCCCTAGCGCGCTAGCTCCGGCCGCCAGGTTTAACAACTCCCAGTTCATGGGCCCCCCGGTGGCCAGCCAGGGAGGATCTCTGCCGGCTAGCATGCAGCTGCAGAAGCTCAACAACCAGTATTTCAATCATCACCCTTACCCCCACAACCACTACATGCCGGATTTGCACCCCGCTGCAGGCCACCAGATGAACGGGACAAACCAGCACTTCCGAGATTGCAACCCCAAGCACAACGGCGGCAGCAGCACCCCCGGAGGCACGGGCGGCAGCAGCACCCCGGGCGGCTCGGGCAGCACCTCGGGCGGCAGTGCCGGCAGCAGCAATAGCGGCGGCAGCAGCGGCGGCAGCGGGAGCAGCAACATGCCCACCTCGGTGGCCCACGTCCCTGCTGCAATGCTGCCGCCCAATGTCATAGACACTGATTTCATCGACGAGGAAGTGCTTATGTCCTTAGTGATAGAAATGGGTTTGGACCGCATCAAGGAGCTGCCTGAACTCTGGCTAGGTCAAAACGAGTTTGATTTTATGACGGACTTCGTGTGCAAACAGCAGCCCAGCAGAGTAAGCTGTTGA